The proteins below are encoded in one region of Oncorhynchus clarkii lewisi isolate Uvic-CL-2024 chromosome 33, UVic_Ocla_1.0, whole genome shotgun sequence:
- the LOC139393080 gene encoding troponin I, slow skeletal muscle-like encodes MSHLSLFQKKTKYSATRRLLLKQKLLKKAGVLLVQEQSNKVTERESALSERVPLLKLSGLSVQELQELCKELHRKCDTVDEARYDIEAKVLKNEKELVDLNAKINELKGGKRPNLKRVKKSADAMLGALTEAKLSSKADFKSNLKTVKKDKKEEEKADPGDWRKNVESMSGMEGRKKLFNS; translated from the exons atgtctcatctctctctcttccagaaaAAGACAAAGTACTCAGCGACTCGCAGGTTACTGCTGAAG CAAAAACTGCTGAAGAAAGCTGGGGTCTTGCTGGTCCAGGAGCAAAGCAACAaggtgacagagagggaaagCGCCTTGAGCGAGAGAGTACCACTGCTGAAACTCTCCGGCCTATCTGTGCAAGAGCTTCAG GAGCTCTGTAAGGAACTGCACAGGAAATGTGACACAGTGGATGAGGCACGATATGATATCGAAGCAAAAGTGCTCAAGAATGAGAAAGAG CTCGTGGACCTGAATGCAAAGATCAACGAGCTGAAAGGGGGGAAGAGACCTAACCTCAAAAGGGTCAAGAAGTCTGCCGACGCTATGCTGGGTGCTCTGACTGAGGCCAAACTCAGCTCCAAGGCGGACTTCAAGTCCAACCTGAAGACAGTCAAGAAGGACAAGAAGGAAGAGGAG AAAGCGGACCCAGGTGACTGGCGGAAGAATGTGGAGTCCATGTCTGGAATGGAGGGCAGGAAGAAGCTTTTCAATAGCTAA